The Skermanella rosea sequence CTCGGTGTCCTCGACGGTCCGGGCCGCCAGTTGCGCGTCCGCGGCGACCCGGTCCCAGTCAAGATAGCGCCGTCGGGCCTCGGTCACCTTCACGAGGTAGCGCCGGGTCTCCTCGAAGGGCAGTTGCTCGCTCAGATGATCGAACACCTCCTCCGGCGGGAGTTGGTTGATCAGGGGAGCGGCCCGGCCGATGTTCGTCGTGCCGTTGAAAGCCCGCGCCACGTTGCCGGCTCCCGTGTTGTAGGCGGCAATGGAGGCGTAGAGACGGCTTTCCGGATGATCGACGTCCCTCAGGTAGCGGGTGTCGAGCAGCTTCAGGTAGGCGGTGCCGAGCTTGACGTTGGTATCGACGTCGTACAGCGACTCGGGGATCAGCATGGGAGCCGATTCGCCGTTGACGAACCGGTGGGCGTCCAGCCCGCCGCTGGTCGGCACCAGCTGCATCAGGCCGAAAGCGGGAATGTGGGAGCGGGCGCGCGGATTGAAGGCGCTTTCCGTCTCCATGACCGCGAGGATCAGCGAGGGCGGGATGTCGAACTCGCCGGCTTCCCGGAAGACCGCCTCGGCGTACCGCTCGGCCAGCTTCGCATAGGCCCCTTCCGTGAAGGGAACCCTGTAGCTCAGCATGGTGCGCTCCCGGCCGTCCTCGCCGACGACCGCGGTCCTCGTCACCGTTCCGGACGACAGGCGCCGGGCAGTGTCGGCCGGCAGGATGCCGGCCAGCACGGCCGGCCCGCCGTCCGCCTCCGGGCCGGCCTCCTCCGCCCAGTCCGGGGGCAAGGGCATGCCCTGCTCCTCCACTCGGTCCATCGCCTCCTTCATGACCCGGTCGCGCCCCGGCAGGTCGGCCGGCGTGTCGGTCAGGGCCATGTCCACGACCTTGCGGAGGCGCTCGATCCCCGCCGCCTCGCCCGCCTCCGGATCGCCTCCCGGCTCAACGAGGACCTGCGCCAGGAACTCCCCGTGCTCGAAGTCCGAGACGCCGCGGCTCAGCCAGCCGTCGTCATAGAAGACCCATTCCTTGCGCGACGGCAGGAGAGCGTTCTCCTCGCCCCAGAAGGCGGCGCACTTCTCCCACATCTCCTTGTGCGTCTCGCCGACCGCCTTCGCCAGCATGTCCATGGCCTGCCATTCCGCCGCCGCGGGCCCCAGGAACACCGGCGGCGCCGTCGCAACAACGGGATAGACCGCCTGCGCCATCGGCTCCGCCTGGACCCGGCCGGTCACCGGCGGATGGACGGAGGCGCGTTCGCCGCCGGCCAGACCGGTGACGCAGCCGGTGAGAAGGACCGCCGCCATGCAGGCCGTGGCGACGGGTGCCGCGCGGCGCGCGGCCTGATCGGGACCATTCATCCTGGACATCGTTGTTTCCTCCGTCGGATCGCCGCCCCGAAGGGCGCGTTCTCCCTCACTCGGCCGCGCAGGCAGCCATGCGGGTACGGCCCAGTTCCGCGCGCAGGTCGGCCACCTCGGCACGGAGTTGCTCGACAACCCTGCTCAAGTCATCGGCCGGGGGCTTGGCCGACGGGTCGCGCCCGCGAAGCTGGGCCAGTCCGTCGAGGATCAGCGTGCGGTGGACATAAAGGACGTAGCCCAGTTCGCCGCCGGTCCGGTAGGCGGCGGCAGCCTCGGCGCGGCGGCGCACCGCCAGCCAGATCCCGGCGCCGACATAAAGCGCGATGAGCAGGACCACGGCGGACGCCATCGCCGTGATCACGAACCCCAACGTGGCCAGGGTCTGCCGGAGCGGGCCGAACCAGCCGGCCGCCGTGTCGACCAGGGCGCCCACGGGTTCGCCGAGCCTCTTCACCTCGCCGACCGCCTTGCCGATCTCCCCCTGGGCCGCCTGGACGGCCCGGCCGATCGGGCCGCCCGGCCCCAAGGGGGCGAAGGCTTCGCGCAACGGGCCGATCGGGATGGTGACGGGCCGGTCGGGGATGCGGATGGCCGGAAGCGTCTCGTTGAGCAGCTTTCCCGTTTCCACGTCGATCTTGGCGAAGCCGGATCCGAACGAAACCGTGCGGGAGGGTACCTGGATCTGGCGCGCGCCGGCGAAGCCGAGCTGCCCCGCCTCGATCCGCAGATCCTGGATGCTTCCCAGCTTCACGAAAACCCCGTCGATCTGACCGTTCAGCCGGTCAAGGGTATCGGCCATCCCGCCATAGGTCCGGCCGATCGCTTCAAGCCTCGGTACGATCTCTGTGTTCACGGTCTCGACGACTGTCTCGATCCTATCGCGCGTCGCCTGCCCGGCATCGAATACCAGCTTGCCGGCGAACACCAAGCCGCCCAGGATCACGGCGGGGGGCGCCAGGGCCAGCGTCAGCAACGAAAGCCCCTTGAGCCTCACGGTCATGTTGCGCATGCCATCGCCTCCTCTGTTTCGAGGAGCGCACCAAAGCACAAGAGAAACCCTGGATTCAGTGAAACGCCTCACAATCTTCGACAGTAAAAGAAGAAATCGAATTGGATCTTCATGGATTTTGCTTCAGCGGATACTTTATCGAAAGGGGTATGCGAGAGGGCGCCGAAACCGCCGAAAGAACCGCTCCCGTCCGCTATCCAGCCCTATATTAGGCACATCGACAGTCCTGCACCGGGAGTTCCCGATGATCCTTCCGAACTCACGCAAGACGCTGGCCGCGGCGGCGGTCCTGCTCGTCCTCGCCGCCACGCCGGCCGCCTGGGCGCACCATGGCTGGGGTAGCTATGACAGCACGGCGCTGACGACCCTGGACGGCACCGTCCAGTCCGTGTCCTTCGCCAATCCCC is a genomic window containing:
- a CDS encoding transglycosylase SLT domain-containing protein; the encoded protein is MSRMNGPDQAARRAAPVATACMAAVLLTGCVTGLAGGERASVHPPVTGRVQAEPMAQAVYPVVATAPPVFLGPAAAEWQAMDMLAKAVGETHKEMWEKCAAFWGEENALLPSRKEWVFYDDGWLSRGVSDFEHGEFLAQVLVEPGGDPEAGEAAGIERLRKVVDMALTDTPADLPGRDRVMKEAMDRVEEQGMPLPPDWAEEAGPEADGGPAVLAGILPADTARRLSSGTVTRTAVVGEDGRERTMLSYRVPFTEGAYAKLAERYAEAVFREAGEFDIPPSLILAVMETESAFNPRARSHIPAFGLMQLVPTSGGLDAHRFVNGESAPMLIPESLYDVDTNVKLGTAYLKLLDTRYLRDVDHPESRLYASIAAYNTGAGNVARAFNGTTNIGRAAPLINQLPPEEVFDHLSEQLPFEETRRYLVKVTEARRRYLDWDRVAADAQLAARTVEDTEAETR